The genomic DNA agagaccacgaccacggcagctcttataaagaaagcatttaactggggctgccttacagttcagaggttcagtccattatcatcgtggtgggaagcatggcggcagcaggcagacatggtgctgcagaaggagctgaaagttctagaTCTGGATTGCAGACgacaggaagagagacactgggcctggcttaagcccatccccagtgacggACTTCCGCCTCCCAGGAGTGCCACTCTCGGGCGACAAAGCATTCACATTTATAAGCCTGTGGGGCCGTTCCCATTTGGGAAAACTCAAAAGTGCTGATTTCCTCCTGCTGGTAGAAGGAACAATAACATACAGACAGATAAGGTCAATAATATCAATGACAAAcaacagaaatataattttatttcttctcagaaaGAGGCTGCCTGCTAAGGTGTGAATTGTCAGACCTAAACTGAGACTGTTCCTTTAGCGTTAATGATTACCACTTTCTGTAGAATCATATGAAACAAACTGATAGTTTCTTTAATGGTCCTGGAAATAAATGTACGAGGCCTATTCAGTAAGTCATGGGTTTGGCTGACCAGTATCCCACGGTCTTGAAAAATCTCTTCATCTGTCTGTGTCTAACAATGTTCTGGAATTGTACTCTTCAGCAGAAAAGACTTGTACTTGGAGATTACAAATTAACGGCTAATGCCGACATTCGGCAGGTACACTGAGTGCTGGCTCTTTTCCCAGGTTAGGTATCTGGTCAGTCAGCCTGATCCTCTTCTGTGAGTCAGGGCTTTAAATAAACTAAACACCTTTTGTGTCCTCCAGTCCGTGCTGGTCCCAGGTATTGTCCAGTATCGACAAAATGAATTATCCATAAGCTGAATCtactgtctgtgtgcatgcatgtgtgtgtttagtttcattttgctttgaacAGGGCCAGGGTCTCATACTGtggcttaggctggcctcagacttgcatAGCGCCCCTGCttcagcctgccaagtgctgggattacagccgtATATACCATACCAGGCTTAATGTTAGTTGTAAGCTAATTtgtaaatttataaagaatatttccCATTCCACCTTAGACAAGTGATCATTCTTCTATGGAGAATGGTACTGTTTTTCTTACTACAACGATTATTTAATTGGATTAGAAGTGGTTTATATTTATAGCTTTATAGTTTTTCTAGTAATGTTCTATAATTATCtggaaagttttgtttaaaatttatgttatgAGCAGAGTGTTCCCAAATGTTAGCAAACTGAACCATTCTTATCCTGGTTACACTGTGAATGTAATTTCTGCTATTCTTTGGGCTGGTGTGATAGAGCGTGAATAAGTCACATGACCTTCGTAGGCCTAGTTATATCATGAATGAAACGACAATATGCCTGTCTTGGTGTTCTATGAAGTTTGTGGAATCATGCACAGCAGATGTCTAATGCAGTGAATGGCATGTGTTATTTTGCATGCCGTTGTGCAGGAGTTTATGAATAGCAATCATATACCAGGTCGTGTGTGCTGTATTAGGTAGTGGCCATGCGATGAGGATGATAGGTCGAGGACCACGTATGTTGTAAGGAGTGAAAACGTTTTCCTAACTTTTGAGACTCTTGAGACTTCCAATAAGAACATGGTCCCTCTACTAGTATCACACCTTCCTAACTATCATTGGTCATGTGAGCGCGACAATGCAGCCCtaactctctgtctttctttgcttcAAGCCGAGAGAAGAGATGGTGCTGAGCGGCAAGTATAAATCTGGGGAGCAGATTCTTCGCCTCGCCAACGAGAGGTTTGCTGTTCCAGAAATACTCTTCAACCCTTCTGACATCGGCATTCAGGAGATGGGGATCCCAGAAGCTATTGTCTATTCGATTCAAAACCTCCCTGAAGGTACGTTAATGATTCCAGTGACATGCTGAAGAGAAATCATAGCAAACACTGGCTCCTGTATGATTGCAGACAGTTCCAGACCCTGGAATGCACTGGAGTAGTTCTTGGCCGATTTGGTCTGGGTCATAAATTGTATTTTGCAAAAGTCATTGTGGTCTATTTAAGCATCAGTACATCCTTTCATAAGTATTAAATTGCTCTATTCATTTTAGAAaagtttggttatttttttttttatttttttttatttttgaggcacaGCCTTCTTctgtaggtcagactggcctagaaATCATGACTTCCCTGCTCCAGCTTCTGAATGTTAAAATCATAGGCATGCACTTCAAGGCTCAACTGAAAGTTTTAATCCAAATTTGCACAGAATTAAAATGACTTATTCATTCTGCAATTTTATAGAATAACGTACAAGCTTACTTTTAATAATATAGATAGTAAGATGGCCCAGGCCTGTGTGTACAATCCTGAGAACCTGGGTTAATTCCCCATAAGTTAtgaaaaggtggaaggagagaaccaacaccataagttgtcctttgacctctactcTTGCTTTGTGGCGCTGATGCCACTCCCCCCcccatgtgtatgcacacacaggaagaatgAATGAGTGGAGGTGAGTGGAGTAGTGTTCATGGTGACTTCTGCACTCTTCTGAAGCATAAGTAATTAGTGTCCCAGGGTTACAGAGTTCTTTTCTATCCTGCCTTCCTaccttaaaggtgtgtgtgattgtgtgtgtgagagagagaatgtgtgcctgtatgagttatgtgtaccacatgcatgcaggtgctctcagaagctggagagggctttggatgccctggagctggagctacaggcagtttcAAACTGCtggatatgggtgctggaaattaaacccaggttctttgcaagagcagtaaattctccagccctcccttccttttatatttatttatttgtttatttatttttttattttttgagacagggttttttctatataacagccctggctgtcctggaactagctcttctagaccaggctggcctcaaactcagagatctgcctgcttctgcctcccgagtaatgctaggattaaaggcatatgctaccacttCTGACTGCTCTGTAGGTTAGTACCGGTTCACTGTATGATGCCTGGTGTCGGCCATCACATACCTTTAGAATTCATTCACACCTAGGCTCTGTATGTAAAGGCTGTAGACTGAGTATTTTTCCCCATCAACGGTAAGTGTTATGTAGTTGATAAATTGGTTTTAGTTTGAGAACAGGAAATTTGAACTAACAAGTTAAAAATACCAAGGAAGGTGACCCCCGCAGTTTGAGGAGAGAAGGATGATAAATGTGATCCAGTGTAGTCAGTAGTTCACCCACCCTGAATTTTTGTATTAAGGATTTGTGAGGGCATATTTGCTGTCTTGAGTGTCTCCACCAGTGTTAATTATTGCCTTATCACAAATCTTGAAGCGTAGCAAGGTGTGCTGGTGCATGTCCATAACCCCAGTGTTCTAGAAACGAGGCTGTCCTGCCTTTGTCTCAGCAGTAGCAACAAGAAAATCTCAGTAGTGAAACAatcaaagaattttaaatcttaacAATGGATGCCAGGGTAGTTTCCCAGCCCTAACCCCGATtgctgcttgcctgcctgctcaGCTGAGCCTTTCCAGGGACAAGTACATTTTCTaacactgtttttcttctttttctcctttaaagaaatgcagCCACATTTTTTTAAGAACATCGTCTTGACAGGAGGGAACTCACTTTTCCCAGGATTCAGAGATCGGGTTTATTCAGAAGTCCGCTGTCTGACGCCAACAGACTATGATGTGTCTGTCGTGCTGCCCGAAAAGTAAGTGCTGGTTTGTAAAGGAGCAGAGCCATCTTACGGGAAGGTGGTCTGCGGGAGGGTGGCTTGCGGGAGATGTGAGTTCACAGCTTGGCTCTGTGTAGATTTATTCCCCAGTGGGAGCCtcgttttctttctctcaaaaatgAAAGTTGAAGTCGTAAGTGAGTTAGAAGAGATGACATGTAACATGCCGACCACATGTGACACGTGATGGGTGATCAGTAACATGAGCTCTCCCCACGTGTGTCAGTCCTGGTTCCTGGGGCTTCTGTAGGTGAAGAAGCCGAATTCTTACtagatttatttttgctgtacCATCTTGCGATGAGTTCTGAAGAAGAGAAGTTTAAGAATTGAATTATTAAGATAAGCTATATCCGTTCGTatcttttggaattttttaaGTTCTAAATGTTCTTAATGAACCTTTATTGTTAACTAAACTGGgtatttatgttgtttttgttttttaattaaaaattgttgtGAAGTCAAGtatggtggtgcttgcctgtaatccaagcTTTGGGAATTTAGAGAtagaagaatcaggagtttaatGCCAAGAGCTCATCTACATAGCAgttttgaagctagcctggtctgtgTGAGACTGTTcttggaaaaaacaacaacaacaacaacaacaaactaagaGAAATCTTTTTTAATGTCTACTATGCTTTTTATGAAAAAGAGCAGATAGTATAATTTCAACATGAGCGGTTAAGGTAGAACTACAGAGCTGTGGGAATGGTTTCAAATCCTGTCTTACTCAGAGCTTAGCATTGGACATTGGGGAGAGAAGGCCTGTGAGTCCCTGATCATGTGGTCAGTTCACCGCAGTGGCCAGAGTAAAGCCCAGTTGTTAGCTGAATCAGACGgtctttaatttgtgtgtgtgtgtgtgtgtgtgtgtgcgtgcgcgcgcgcgcgcactacaggcttgtgtgtggaggtcaaaggacaactctgtggagttggttttctcctatcTTGACATATgtctcagggattgaattcaggttttcAGGCTGAGGTAGCACGAACTTGTCTAGTAAGTCAGCTATATCAACCGCCCAAAACAGTAGCTCTTCGTTTGTTTGACGTGGTCTCGCCAGCTAGCCTGAgactcactatttagaccaggatggcctcgaatgTGTAGACGTTactctgcctctgttcctgcctcctgggtgctaggattaaagtgtgtaccaccatagtATGGCTACCTCAAAGCTTGCCTAGTGTTAATGGCAGAGTTACAAATAAGATCCTAGTCTAATTAaatctaaaggtttttttttttataccaaaGTATTTTTCCAAGCCTGTAGTAGTTTATAGAAGGCTCTCATAgatattgctttttgttttcctttgtttttgttctttgtgacCTAGTGTTGCTTGATATGTAGCCCAACAGACCCTGAGCTGGCGATCATTATGTCCatgttcccaagtgctgggattacggatATTCACCACCTATAAAACTTCCATTTGTAGTTGTAATTGTTGTTAACAGTTAAAGAATTGTTAGATGCTGGAATAATTTTTGGTCAGCAGTAGCGTTCATGTACTTCTTAATGCTGGGTTTTTCATCTTGCGCATACACGTCTGAGACCAAGGGAGCGACCAGAATAGCTTTTGTTCTTTAGTTCGATTGTACGGTTTTCCTTTCAGAAGGAAAATGCAGGCACAAATATAAAGACATAAATAATCCATTAATAAAAGGTTGCAAATGCGGTAGGTGAGACATTTCTCTTTACCTCCTCTGATCTcagctggggaagaggggaagtaGAGTTGAGTCAGCACAAAGCACTGGTGGCTGGAGACAGCAGAGCCAAATGGAGTGTTCTGCTTAGATTTTACCTCCTGTCTGTTCTGTGTGATTGTCAGCAGTGTTTGTAGCAGCAGCAGTACAGACTGAAAGTGGCGCCGAGAAGGTTGCTAGGTCCACAGTACAGCTCAGGGGCAGGGTAGCCTTGGAGCCTCCTGTTCCTACCTCCAAAGTGGGACTGACCCATAGTGTCCATGGCTCGCTGTGAGAATCAGTAGGTTAACACATCCTGGCTTTGGTTTTGGGCCAAAGTTAGAACATTTTTCCGCCTACTCCTCTCCagcttttgtttatgttctggGGTTTTCATAGAAGTAGAGGGACCATAAAATAGGGGACTTGGCGGGAAACAATCCACTGGTCTGTACTGATGAGGAAGAGTTTATGTCTACACCATAAATGAGACTCGCTACGTCGAGTAGATCCTGCAGTCTTGTAGTTCATAGTCAACATTTGATCTATAAACCATCAGTTGGTGactgtgtttatttatgtgatcTCTATTGCAGCCCTATTACTTACTCCTGGGAAGGTGGAAAATTGATATCTGAAAATGATGATTTTGAAGATATGGTGGTTACAAGAGAAGATTATGAAGAAAATGGACATAGTGTCTGTGAAGAGAAATTTGATATTTAAATGAAAGTCTTGGAAAGTTTAACTTCAAAGTTCCTTTTAGAGGAGGTTAAGGACTGTTATTTTTCATCGTAAGTCttcaatttatataaatattctgAGTCATGGTTGATGTTCACAGACTTCTAAGAGTGATTCAGTCCACGTTTGAGTAGTTAGACTACTATAACAAAACCTGCACTGTTTCTGTGAATAGATTGTCATGAGACAGTAAATGTTTAGTTCTTCATACTTGAAAACACAGATTTTGTTATCTCACCAGTCAGTTTGGCCTAGAGATCTTTTGTGTAGTTTTGACTGTGATCAACTAAAGTATTTGCAGACCATTAAGATTCTGTTCTCTTAGaactaagtattttatttaaaatttgttattctTATTTGTACATAATAAAGTTGGAAAGACCAAtattaagtatgtatgtataatgttCATTTTTTACTTAGTAAAAGTTTGAAAGAGTGAAGATATTTGTAGTGTTTGTGGTCACCACTGTTCTACAAACACAGTGTTGTGTTTTAGAAGTTCTCTCATGTGACCCACAGTCAACATTAAGATACGAAGCTTAGTACAGTACACTTGCCAACCACGCTCCAGTATAAGGAATGAGCTGGCGATTTTCTTGAGTTAAAACATGCCATCTTGAACTAAAGAGGCTTAAAAGGCAAGCAACTCAAAAGTCTCAAAAAGTCCCTAAAACTTAGCAGATTCACAAGGCCTCTTCCATCCCAGCATGTGTAAAGAGTAATGCCTGCTGAGAAGATACTTTCTTACCTGCAAGTCATGTGGAGCACTCCAAGGTGTCAGCTTCTTCTGAGTTGTCAGACAGGCTGGGGTGGGCTTTCAGTGACATAGTTACCGGAGATATCCCTGTTCCTGTATATgtccctcacccatattcctgtaattaaccccaataaactcattggttcatgaGGTTGGACTTTGGCAATATTGTTACTTTGATATGTTGTCCATTCCCTATCTGGGTGACTAGATATTTGTTTATCCCTTACCCCAAATAGCATCACACAAGACAGTGACAATATGGGTCTAATTGGTCAAAGATGGGATAACTTTAATTTAGAAGTTGAAAATACaaaactgaggctcaaagagAAGATATTTGCCCAAAGCAGTGGATCCTACGGCAGGGTAATAGAGTATTGGCCGAAGGGTCTGTCAGTCGTAGCGATGACAATTCTCGACCAGTTCATGTCGAGACTCCTGCTCCTTCCTGGAGGGGTAAGGTGGGGGAATGGCAGCACCTTTGCAGTGTTCTCCTGGTTGATGATCTAGCCTCTCAGAGTTGACCTTCCTGATTctgaaaataaccacacacacacaggtagagTTCATCTTCCACTGTCAATGCACCATCAGGCTTTGTTGTCTGCTTCTTTTTCAAGCTGGGAGAAACACACAAATCCCATAGCTTAATGTTCTTATTGTAACAGAACTTGCGGAATAGTAGAGTAATAATTTATCTACAAAGTAAAAACAGtttgaaaatatatacacatatgtcaaTTTGGACCTTTGTTGTATCTCCGAAGAGACCACAATGTTGTCCTTAGCCCAGTCCCAATCTCCATTGCTAATCTGGGTGATAGTATGGGTCTTTCCCTAGAAAAACGCTTATGCACAGATAGGCACGGTATTTCACAACATACACCGCGGGGATGGTTTTCTGGGAAGACCACTTCCTTCAGAGACTGAGCTTTTGCCGGGCATTGCAACCAAGTTAAAAGTTAACTTTTGAGACCATTTCAAACTATGTATCCAATCCATTTCCCCACTGCAGATGCAACTTGTTTAACTGGCCTTTCAGAAAACAATGTAACCAGCCTTGGATGTTTGGACGTACCAGGTTTTACAGCCTAACagcttttacaacctaagctaaaAGCTTAGCTTTAATCTTTAACTATGTATTTACTCTGACATGTCCGGACTTagaatagggtgtgtgtgtgtgcatgtgtagtttTTGCACATTGTGTGTTGTGGTAATCATTTACTGAAAGTGGTCAATAGGTTGAAAACAATCTTAAAGTAAGCAAAAATCCTCCATAAATTTTGGAACCATCACGTGACTCTAGGTTGATAACCTTTTTTGAATCTGTGCGTGCAATTCTGGGTCAGTAGGAGTCAGTCCCTTATAAAACTGTTAcattttttctgtgaaaaaaatcCGCATTCTTTCCTCATACTGTGTTTTCTGGGCTGTTCAATAACCACAGAACAAAATTCTTTGTTAGGACCAGACAGCAAGGCAGATCCCACCTACCATAGATAGACTTCAGACATATACACACCAGAAAGATGAGAAAGACACACATAACAgacaacagagacaggagggtgacACCGTGGAAATTGAAATGGAGAATTCAAATTTGTGCTCCCAGTTGTTCTTAACTATCCCAAGACAaagagtctttttctttctttaatgtggCATCAGTACCGTGCACTAACTATACTTTGGTTGTTTGGCATCTCTTCATAAGCatccccttgagacaggatctgtcaccaaacctggagctaggctggcagctaGGGAACCCCAGTGAtcctctgctctctgcccctAATGTGCGGGTGTTACAGGTATATAGTCATGCCTTTTTTAAACATGGAAACTAAGATTAAGGTTTGTACAGCAAGCACCCtttcctgctgaaccatctctcatcCCTTGATTAACTTTAAAGTTAGCATACAAAGAAATGGATTTCACTATGGTCTTTCATAAGTATGTCTCCTCTAGACTTTTAACGAAGAGCTTGAATCTAAGCACTCAAGACCAATGAAACAGCTTTTGTCTAAGAAGATAAACTCAGGGTGTTTATTAAGCACTTATATTTTATACTCCATTTTCCTCGTGACTGGTGACAGAAATATGATTacacaatgctttcttttttgtgtaaCCTATGCCATATTCGGAGAATggtgccctcacttcccttcttcccagcattctgttctgtctactccacctatctaaatcctgccctatcaaaaaagccaaggcagtttctttattaaccaatgagagtaacacatagacagatgaccctcccacatcactgagTGGTCCTCCCGACCCCACACCCTTTCCATACTCAATTCTTAGCCTTGCATTCATCCGCTTTAATCAGTCATAAAAACTGGTagtgggcggtggtggtgcacacctttaattccagcaatcgggaggcagaagcagatggagctctgtgagttcaaggccagcctggtctacggagcgagttccaggacagacaaggctgttacacagagagaccctgtcttgaaacaacaacaacaaaatccaccaCTGTCGCGTCCACCCTCGACCNNNNNNNNNNNNNNNNNNNNNNNNNNNNNNNNNNNNNNNNNNNNNNNNNNNNNNNNNNNNNNNNNNNNNNNNNNNNNNNNNNNNNNNNNNNNNNNNNNNNNNNNNNNNNNNNNNNNNNNNNNNNNNNNNNNNNNNNNNNNNNNNNNNNNNNNNNNNNNNNNNNNNNNNNNNNNNNNNNNNNNNNNNNNNNNNNNNNNNNNNNNNNNNNNNNNNNNNNNNNNNNNNNNNNNNNNNNNNNNNNNNNNNNcttagccatctcaggagttgattatacatctccatcaggtgtgattccacgcagctcgctacacaccaccaccatccctaACACCACCATCAAAAAAacgagaaacaaaacaaaaacaaacaaaaccaaaactgagTGTTTTATGGTAGCTGCTGTTCTAGGTGACGAATAAGAAGATTAATGAAATGACAGTCTCAGAGGACAGAAGGACAATGAAAAATACATCTGCAAATGCATAATTTCAGGTGTGGATTTATGtgccaaaagaaaatataaagcagGGCAGAggttagagaaaagaaagcagctgTGATGGTCAGTCAAGGAAGCTCCCACCTTCCTGAAGGGTAACATCGGGGCAGGGGTCCAAACAACCATGAAGAAGGGGCCGCTGGGtgtatttggaagaaaatggctctGGACGATAGAAAACTTGAGTAAGCAATCCTGTAACAGGAGCATGCATGCACCCTAGTATAAAGACTCCCACTTCGGGCTCCCCGAAATACCTCATAGTCTTATCTCTGGAGACCCTGCTTCCTGGATTCTACACCCCAGTTTcctctagcttatatcaagttcCCTTCCTCTCAGGGTGGCATACTACAGAAAGTGAGGCAATGCGTTTCTTTACAATACTGCCACTTGTGATCGAAAGAACagtaggaaaaaggaaaacaaaggagccCCGCCAATAACCATGCCTTTTTAAAAGCATTCATGTCGTATATATGAACAGGCAAATTCACTGACACCTCCTGCCTGTATCATTTCAACGCCTCCTAAAATGTGTTTTTGCCGTTGTCCCTTCTCTTCCATCTGCCCTCTGCATGAACACCAGAGCTGTCTTCATAAATGCCAGCTGAGCCGGGCACTGTGTGGCTCTAACTCCTCTCCAGTGATTCTCATGTGACAGCCTCACTGGGCCTTGGGTACCCACTGCCATCTTTCTGATGTCATCTTATACCATTTGTTCTGCTTTTTGCTACTTGTTGTTTTCGGTACCCAGGCATCCATCACACTGAGGCCATCTGCTCCGGAAACGATCCTGTCATCCTAatccatctccccctccccccgcagcTTGCTGGACTCTTCCCCACTTCCAGTAGCTGCTCAGATTTGTTCCCTCTTGAGCTCAACCTTGGCTGCACCAGTTAAACTGTAAGTCCCTGGCTACCCCTTCCCAATTATCAGGAAATCCTCATAAATTGCTATCTTCCTTTTTTCT from Microtus ochrogaster isolate Prairie Vole_2 chromosome 24, MicOch1.0, whole genome shotgun sequence includes the following:
- the Actr6 gene encoding actin-related protein 6 isoform X4, with protein sequence MNEILFEEYQFQAVLRVNAGALSAHRYFRDNPSELCCIIVDSGYSFTHIVPYCRSKKKKEAIIRINVGGKLLTNHLKEIISYRQLHVMDETHVINQVKEDVCYVSQDFYRDMDIAKLKGEDNTVMIDYVLPDFSTIKKGFCKPREEMVLSGKYKSGEQILRLANERFAVPEILFNPSDIGIQEMGIPEAIVYSIQNLPEEMQPHFFKNIVLTGGNSLFPGFRDRVYSEVRCLTPTDYDVSVVLPENPITYSWEGGKLISENDDFEDMVVTREDYEENGHSVCEEKFDI